Genomic window (Lynx canadensis isolate LIC74 chromosome A1, mLynCan4.pri.v2, whole genome shotgun sequence):
CTCAACTTCCACCTTGAAAAACTAAGAAAgtatggggtgcccgggtggctcggttgagcgcccaacttcggctcagctcgtgatctcacagttcgtgagtttgagccccgcatcgggctctgtgctgacagctcggagcctggagcctgctttgggttctgtgtctccctctctctctgcccctcccctgctcatgctctgtctctctccttctcaaaaataaataaacattaaaaaattttttttaaagacaccaaaaaagcaaattaaacccaaagtaagtcAAAAAACACAATAAgtatcaatgaaacagaaaaagtaaTTCCAAAAGTTAACAAACTCAAGCCTTGTTCTTGGAGAAGATGATACAGCtaataaacctgtagccaggccaagcaggagaaaggaaagcacGCATTTTGATATCACGTGTGAGGGAGATGGCCTCACTACAGAGGCCACACGTGTTTACAGAACAGTAACAGGATGGACAACTTTATTCCAATATGGCCAACAATCCGGACAGATGCACAGACCCCTTGAGACACACAAACCACCAAAGTTCATGCAGGAAGAACAGGTAACCTGGGTAgccctccatttatttaaaacgTTGAATTTGTAGTGAAAATCTTCCCACGACAGAAGGACAAGATGGCTTCGTGGGTGGATTCCACTGAACGCTGAGGGAAGAAATAATAACGCCACACAGAGTCTTCCAGAAAACTGAGGAGAATGGAGCGCCTCCCATCTGGCCGCACCCTCGTGTCAAAGACGTTGTCGGAAAAGAAGACTATGGACGGTGCCTGCCGAACACGTGACTCCAACCAACCACTGCACCCGCCACCACTCCCGTCCCGCGTCACACGTGCGTCCGCATCCCTGCTCACATTGCCTTCCATCATCAAGGGCCATCCCTCTCGAGGTCCATTCCTCAGAAAGTTGGCTGCTGGCAAAATCCTTCAAGGTTGGTTCAGATGAAAATGTCCTAATGCCCCTCATCTTTAAAGGCGACGTGTTTCCCGGGTGCCCACCCCCACACTGTCGGTGGGTCCTCATCAGCCTGCAGTCACGCCGTGTTCCTCTGTCCATCCTGGCAGAGTATTCACGTCTTCCTTCAACAATAGAGAAATCCCAGCCACTGTCTCCCCGAGAGcgcctctcccctcttcctgttctctccttCCAGGACTGTGGTCTTTCCTTCCAGGACTGTGGTCTGTTCTGACCTCTTAATCGGTTGTTTCCTGTGTCCGGCCTCCTGCTCTCTGTGCGTCTTTCAGTCCTGTTTTCCACGTTGCTAAGTCTCTCTCCTTTGGTACCTGATCCTCCCTATTTAATCTTGTATTATTTGCTAACGCATATAATTCCAGACGTTCTATTTGACTCCCTTCAAGCCGCCTGGCCTGATTTCAGGGGCTGGCCCTGTACTCACGCCGTACCTTCCGCTGTCGTTCCCAGATGCAGAAAACAAGTCCCGCTACAATATGGACCCTTCCCAACAGCTGCAGAATTTGCGTATCTGGTTCTGCTGCTTTGTTGTTTGACCCTGCTCACCCTCAGTCATGCTTTGTCGTGCGCTTGGAGGGTTTTCATTGTGTGTTCACATGTGGCTGACGGCAGGAATCCTGAAACCCAAAACGTTGAAGACTCCTTCCAGGAGGAGCTGGAGCGTGGCCGTCCACATCTGCTGGGAGCCAGGGTCTCTGTGGACATGTGATGTGTGGGTCTTCCCGGGGCCTTGAGTCACACAGGTGGAGAGACCAGATAAGGTAGATTTCTGAAAATTACAGTAAAAAGTGTAGACTCTATTCCCGGAGCCACGAGCAGATGTTAACAAGGACAACCAGACGTGCCGTGTTCTTACCTGCTCTTCGAAGTCGTTCTGTTTGCctcggggctgggggcggggggcggtggggggggtgttGGTGAGCGAGATAGGAAGCCTGTTGTAGCCGACCAAGTAGGAGGTGAAGCAGGGGAGTCGAGCACGTCTGGACCAGTGGCTCTGATCGTTATCCTTCACGGCGCAGAGCCGTGCCCCTTGTGACCACGGGAGTTCTGGGGGAACAGGCAGACGCCCGGGTCTGctgccctcacctccttccctgctccctgtcGTTCCCCACCTCGTGCCGACGGCAACCAGCGGCCAGTCACTGGTTTGCCCCTTCCTGAGTGTCCAGGAAGTCAGCCTTGTCGCTGGGCCTTGCCCGCCAGGGAGCCGGGACGCGgccagcgggggcggggggcgcgtgCTGTTCGCAACATGAGAGATTAAGGACATGATTCTGGAAGTAAATTCCACCTTCCAGCCTCCAAGTGGGTAATTTTATCttaccattttcttaaatttcgACAAATAAGTTTTAAGAGTGCGGAAATCCAGAGCCGGGCACACAACAGGAACCGAGCTGTTTGCCAAGATACGAGAACCAGATACCTGCACTCGGAGGGATTTTAGCCCTAAGTGCTTTTTATTGGTTTTCCTCGGGCGGTTGAGGGCgggagagagagtacacaaaGCGCGGAAGTAGGTCAGCGTGGATTAACGTGGCAGAGCAGCCAGGGGAGGGCGCGAGCGGCGTCTTCCGCTAAGGGGACGGGAAGCACGGCCCTTCTCCCGGGAGCTGCCACCCGGCCTCCCGGCCCCAGGGGCCGCGTTTCCCGCGGCCCCGCACCAGCCGCGCGCGCTGCACTTGGAGAAGCCGGGTCTGTGTCTGGCTCCGCCCCGAGTGATGGGGGATTTGGGGAAGCCGCCGCCCCTGAACCTGTAGGAAAGGACGATGCGATGCTCGAGCACCCGCTTCCCAGGCTGCTCAGAGACAGCAGCGAATGTGCGAAAAGCTGCCAACAAGGCCCGTTGTCCCTCTGCGGCTCCGGCTCACCAGTAAGGGCAGCAACCCGTGGGCCTGGGCGACGCGGGCGCCAAGCAGACACCTTTTTACCCTGCTCACAGGGACCTGTCCCGCAGAACGGGGCACGGAAAATAAAACGGGGGCTGCTCTCAGCCCCAGGTCGGGGTAAGAGTAGCAGCAGGAACCAGGGGCTCCCTGGATCCGGAGAAGCTGGGAGACGGACAGACACCGAGGTTCCGGGGGCCACCCGCCACCTGGGCGACTGGAAACCGGCAGGGCTGGCCGGGCGGCCGCTGCTGCCCGCGTGGGTGCTCCACGCTGCCAGGCACGCGGCCCGTGTCCTCTGCTCCGTCCCCGTTACGTGTCGGTTTGTTACGATTTCAAATCCACTTGTTTGTGACTTAAGCTGTCTTGATGTCAGGGTGAATTTCTTTACTCTGGGGAGGCTGATGGAGGGTGTTGTCTCAGACACCTGTGGCTGAGAAGCACTCGGgtgcagctgggggtggggacgcAGAGACGCAGAGATGGGAGCGCACGGAAGAGCGGCCCTGATGGGGGGGGACTTAGGGGGGCTCCCGGATCCGGCAAGGCCGGGCTCCGCCGGTCTAAACAGCTCGGCCGCGGCCAGGCGGCTGCCACCGCGGTGAAGCCGTGCAGCTGCCCAGAAGGGGTCCCCTTCCCGCCGACGCGGCGCCCACTCCCGGCTGGCTCGGTCGACACCTCTGGGAACCCACTCGTAGAAAGGTGCACCCCAAGTGAGTCGGACACTATTCCTTCCATCTCCCCCTTGCCTGGGACACTAGTGTGACGTGTGACCCATCTGCCATTGGCTTCAGTGTGCTGTTCCCGCGTTGTTTATTCAGAGACGTCATCGCACACACGGCCGGCTCGGGTGAGAACCCCCACAGCGAGCCTGTGTTAGATTCGTGGGAAGACAGTGACGGTCTCCGAGGGCGGTTTGCCTCAGACAAAAGAACCCTCTTCCCAGTGGGGACATGTGGCGGCTTTGGGTCCCTGGGGTGCCACACGGAGGTCCCGCTACACCGCCCACTTTGCTTCCGGAAAACACCCCCGAGCCCCAGGTCCCCGACCCTGCCCTCTGCGCCCCTCCCTTCAGCCCGCGTGGTTTGGACGGTGCTCCTCCCGTGACTCCTCCCCTGTGCTCCCTGAGCCGCGTTCCCTGCCCACGGGGTCCCGGAGTCGCAGCTGCCCacgcccaggcgcccccgtgccTCCCTGGCGGCCTGCAGACAGTCCACACCACCTCGGAGAGGCCCCCAGAAGAAACGGTGAGGGCAGCGAGTGCTGGCGAGAAGCCACAGCAGCGGAGCCCTCTGGGGGCCGGTGCCGCTGGGAACACTCAGCCCTGCAAACACAGTGGACGGTGGGACCCGACACGGCCCCCCCGGACCTTCATCCAGGAAGACGACGAGCTACGTGATGAGGCACAAAACCCCGTCTGCGAACACGGACAGCAGCTCTATCCGCAACAGCTCTGAGGCAGAGGGTCCCAGATGTCCTTCCAGAGGCACGCGGTCACGTTAACGTGCGTCCCCGGCACAGGACCGCGCTGCCCCCACAAGAATGGCGCTGAGTAGAAAGTCCGTCTCCATTTACATCTAATCCTCAAAACGACAGTTTGGCTGCAGAGCCGGCCGGCGGTTGGGGCTCGGGTGCCCGAGGGCGGGGGAGAAGCAGCGCGGTGCCCATGGAGCTGGTGGCACCGGTCCGCATGGTGACAGCAGCGCTGGTCACGCCCACAGGGCGGAGAGAGGACAGCGGGCTCTGTGCACGTGCCGCCCCAGGCTCGGCGTGCTGGCTCTGGCCGAGGGTCAGCCGGGTCCGGGAGATCATCCGTCGGGGCACCAGGACCAGCCCCCGGAGCCACAGCCTTTTAACAGCTGTGTTCTCTGTCACGCTGAGCGTCGAGGCCACAGTGGGCCAAGGATGCCACGTCCTGTCCCGGACCCTGGGGATGTGGCCTTGCCTGGCACCAGGGACTCACAGCTGGCATTTCTCCAGGAGGGCCAGAGTCGGGGGCACGCAGGCTGAGGCAGAGGCTGGCATCACAGCAGCCTGGAGGGCGCGGCACGGAAGGCCCTTCCCGGGAGCAGGGACCAGCAGGGCTTGGATCGCACGGGCCCGTCTCTCGGACCCCATTTCTCTCTTGTGCTGCCTTCACGGACAGCCTCCACGAAGACGCCGCCTTGCGCTGTGTTCGTGTTGGCCGTGGCCTAACGGGCTGACACCTGTCGGGAGTTGATGCGTATTTGCctgggaggtgagggggagggcACCCGGTGGGGGAGGGCGCCTGGCCAGCATGCCCcccagaagcccccccccccgccgccccctgcAAGCCCCTCCCCGCACTGCCACCCAGAGCCGGCTCCCCTGCCGGGGTGGCCTGCCCACGCCAGCCCCCCAGGCCCTCGGCCCCGTGGCAGCCCACGAGCGTGCGGACCACCTTGCTGCCTGCTGGGGAACCACGGactgaccctcccccctcccccccagggctCAGGTCAGGCCAGCAGGGCTGGCGCTTACAGAACGGCGTTTTCCTCCCTTTGCTCAGACCACCCTCGTCACTTTCTGGAATCCCTCGTAGACCGGGGACAGACGGCCTATGGACACCCTGCagctcctcccccagctccctgcaCACGTTGTCAGCCGTCTCCTGACGTCAGCCTCTCTCGCACGTGCCGCGCCCCCCGTGCACGGGCTGGGGGGCCCTGCAACTCATGCACCGAACGGACAGCACGGCGGCATTCTGGGCTCCTGGCACAGACGCCACTCTGTTTAGAAACCTGGAGGGGGGAGCCGTGACGCCCACAGGCTGCCTCCCAGAAGGCCCCGCACGAGACCGTCGTACTTTATCTTAAGCCAACAGCACAACTTTCTCCTTGGAACACTGTTCATGTTTACGGCGCAGTGACTTAAGACCACCCGCTTCTCAAGACAGGTTAACCACACACGTACGGCCAGGGGGAGTATCCTGGAGAGGAGTGATTTCCATTCAAGCCGGGGGGCGTTTCCTCACCGTCAACACGGCATTGATCACAGCGGTAGTTTTCTGCCTCACTTTCTCCCagcctcctttttccttcttaaatatgttttctgaaGTCTCTCCAGATGAACCAGAGTAACTTCGtttttggaaaagaacaaatttcCCCCAGCAGTGCCAACCCTCCAGTGGCCGGAATGAGCGGTTCTCAAACAACCTTGGAGATTCCAGTGCTCCCTCCGCAGAATTCTAGAACAGCAGCACGTAATCCGAGTATTCCGCAGAAGGGCAGACTGCCCAGCGAGCCCAGTGACTATGCAAACCCTCTGCCCCCTCGGGGCCCAGAGGCGAGGCCTGTATAAACGCTACAGCCAGGAATAAAAGCAATTTCCCAACTCGGCTTCTTACATTATTAAAGGGTAACATGTGTTTGGCCATCCAGTGCTCGCCAAGCTCGGGCACGTCGTCCCCGTCAGCCTCCTGAGACCCAGAGGTTTGTCTGCTTCTTAGGAGTCAAACTTGGACACGCGGTGGCACCTGGGTTCAGGTGAAATCTCATCTGGGGGGCTCCTCCGAAGTGCCTTGTTCGAGTGTCATGACCAGCATTGTCAAAACTGGCCCCCTGGTCTGGGTGGGGGGCGGTCGGTGTTGTGGGGAGTTTCTAGCCGGGCCGCACGGGGGGGCTTCTGGCTCTTCCAGGGGCGCTGCAGGCTGCAGGCAGGTCCGTGACCTGCCGGCGGACGCTCTGGGTCTGAAAGGAGCCTGCAGATGATGCCGCGGGGGTCGTGGGCCTCCGATCTCTCCCCTTCCTGTCTGGACACGGTTTAGGAGGGAATTGATTTAGGTTTTTTGTTTACGGTGGGGCGACAGAAGCCTAAGAACCTGAAAAAGAGAGCCCACAGCCCAGGTCAGGAGGAGGCCGTGCCAGCAGCTAAGTGCTGCCGCCACCAGCTCACTGCCCACCGCCCTCAGTTACCCCCCAGGCCCACGTGGACCAGCGCTGACGACCTTGGTCCTTGCGCATCTTCGCACATTTGCAACCCTGCTCcttccaccccactcccacccccggCTGGAGCCCCAGCTCAGCGCCTGGGCCACGGCCTACGTGACAGTGACAAACCACAGGCCCCTCTCAGGAGGCGCTGAGCGCGCACCAGGTGCCCCACGTTAGGGCTCCCCCCGGGGTACTCCCCAGGTGACCCCCCTGACTCCATCGCTGCCCGCTGTGCGACCCTCGCTGGGACCGCAGCGTCCTGGAAGGGCTCGTGGTCCCTGCGCGGGGAGGCTGCGGTCAAGGGACGCAGGGGGCTCGCCACACCTTGGTGTGAACACCCCGAAAGGCGCCTCCccggccaggccccgccccttccTCCGCGAAGCCCCGCCTCTTCGCACCGACACCCTCACGCCCCCCCTCCGGGCCCGCCCCTTCCTCCCGCGgaccccgcccctccccgacCATGCCGCGCGCGCCCAGGTGCAGAGCGGTGCGCGCCCTGCTGCGTGGCCGCTACCGCGAGGTGCTGCCCTTGGCTACCTTCATGCGGCGCCTGGGGCCGCAAGGCCGGCGGCTCGTGCGGCGCGGGGACCCGGCGGCCTTCCGCGCGCTGGTGGCCCAGTGCCTGGTGTGCGTGCCCTGGGACGCGCGGCCGGCCCCCGTCGGCCCGTCCTTCCGCCAGGTGGGCTGCCCTGGGGACCCCGCTCGGGCCTGccggggtgggagagggagggctgCGCGCTGAGGCCCCGGGGCGCCTCCGTCCCCAGCACCTCAGGCCCCCTCCACCCCGCAGGTGTCCTGCCTCAAGGAGCTGGTGGCCAGGGTGGTGCAGAGGCTCTGCGAACGCGGCGCCAGGAACGTGCTGGCGTTCGGCTTCGCCCTGCTGGACGGGGCCCGCGGCGGGCCGCCAGTGGCCTTCACGACCAGCGTGCGCAGCTACCTGCCCAACACGGTAACCGAGACCCTGCGCGGCAGCGGCGCCTGGGGGCTGCTGCTGCGCCGTGTGGGCGACGATGTGCTCGCCCACCTGCTGACGCGCTGCGCGCTCTACCTTCTGGTGGCCCCGAGTTGCGCCTATCAGGTGTGCGGGCCGCCGCTCTACGACCTCTGTGCACCTGCCGCCACCCGGCCCCTCGCCACCTCCGGCCACCGGCCTGGGACCCGGATGGACCTCAGACCCACGCGCCAGGCCCGAAACGCGGGCGcgaggcggcggcggggcggcggcgggagcAGCCCGCCTCTAGCCAAGAGGCCCAGGCACGACGTGACCCCAGAGCCCGAGTGGGGGGCAGACAGGCCGTCTTCCCGGGCCCCCCCGGGCAGGGCCCACGGGCTGAGTGGCGGCGAACCTGGCGCAGTGACATCTGCCAGGGCCGCCGCGGAGGCCAACTCCGGGGAGGGAGGGCCCCCTGGGACTCGGCTCACCTCCGTAGGCGCGCAGCTGTCTCGGCCCCAGGGCGTGCCCCTATCACACCTATCACACCCTGAGACCAAGCACTTCCTCTACTGCCCGGGAGGCAAGGAGCGGCTGCgcccctccttcctgctcagTGCCCTGCAGCCTAGCCTGACAGGGGCCCGGACACTCCTGGAGGCCATCTTTCTGGGCTCTAAGTCTCCGCGGCCAGGGGCTGCCCGCAGGCCTCGCCGCCTGCCCGCTCGCTACTGGCGGATGCGGCCCCTGTTCCGAGAGCTGCTTGCCAACCACGCCCGGTGCCCCTACGACGCGCTCCTCAGGGCGCACTGCCCGCTTCGGGCCCCGGCCCCTGCGGAGGGGTCTAGCcacggggggggcgggggggcgggcggcTGCGCCCTGGGGCGGCCCCCGGGAGCCCCCGGAGGCCTGCTCCAGCTTCTCCGGCAGCACAGCAGCCCCTGGCAGGTGTACGCTTTCCTGCGGGCCTGCCTGTGCAGGCTCGTGCCCGCTGGACTCTGGGGCTCCGGGCACAACCGGCGCCGCTTCTTGAGGAACGTGAAGAAGTTCGTCAACCTGGGGAAGCACGCTAAGCTCTCGCTGCAGGAG
Coding sequences:
- the TERT gene encoding telomerase reverse transcriptase isoform X11; protein product: MPRAPRCRAVRALLRGRYREVLPLATFMRRLGPQGRRLVRRGDPAAFRALVAQCLVCVPWDARPAPVGPSFRQVSCLKELVARVVQRLCERGARNVLAFGFALLDGARGGPPVAFTTSVRSYLPNTVTETLRGSGAWGLLLRRVGDDVLAHLLTRCALYLLVAPSCAYQVCGPPLYDLCAPAATRPLATSGHRPGTRMDLRPTRQARNAGARRRRGGGGSSPPLAKRPRHDVTPEPEWGADRPSSRAPPGRAHGLSGGEPGAVTSARAAAEANSGEGGPPGTRLTSVGAQLSRPQGVPLSHLSHPETKHFLYCPGGKERLRPSFLLSALQPSLTGARTLLEAIFLGSKSPRPGAARRPRRLPARYWRMRPLFRELLANHARCPYDALLRAHCPLRAPAPAEGSSHGGGGGAGGCALGRPPGAPGGLLQLLRQHSSPWQVYAFLRACLCRLVPAGLWGSGHNRRRFLRNVKKFVNLGKHAKLSLQELTWKMRVQDCAWLRGSPGARCVPAAEHRRREEVLAKLLCWLMGTYVVELLKSFFYVTETTFQKNRLFFYRKRIWSQLQSIGIRQHFNSVHLRELSEAEVRRHQEARPTLLTSKLRFLPKPSGLRPIVNMDYVVGARTFRRDKKVRHLTSQVKNLFSVLNYERARRPSLLGASVLGMDDIHRVWRSFVLRVRAQDPAPQLYFVKVDVTGAYDALPQDKLVEVIANVIRPQENTYCVRQYAVVQRTAQGRVRKSFKRHVSTFVDLQPYMRQFVEHLQETSSLRDAVVIEQSSSLNETGHTLFHLFLRLVHNHVIRVGGKSYVQCQGIPQGSILSTLLCSLCYGDMESRLFSGIQQDGVLLRLVDDFLLVTPHLAQAQAFLREGEDHETQGCLLRSLCCRWTEPSGQRPCTPSLPAGVPGSPGQDSHKRALLRVQPNDKLGILGHSRVLRAP